A genomic stretch from Anaerolineae bacterium includes:
- a CDS encoding dihydropteroate synthase, translated as MHTTISSATRTVVIGHDKPFVIIGERINPTGRKQLLAEMQAGNFSRVREDAIAQAQAGAHILDVNAGVPGADEAALLCQAVREVMAVTDLPLCFDSANPAALEAALALYTGKPLINSVTGEESSMERVLPLVKRYNAAVIAMCNDEGGIRMDARERLAVARKILRRAEEYGIPPEDVIIDCQAMAVSADHRAGRVTLETIRLVTQELGNNTTIGASNISFGLPDRTSLNAAFLSMAIACGLTCAITNPLVPENRKAIRAADLFMGRDEFAMNWITAFRAEQAR; from the coding sequence ATGCATACGACGATCTCATCTGCTACCCGTACCGTGGTCATCGGCCACGATAAGCCCTTCGTGATCATCGGTGAGCGCATCAACCCTACTGGCCGCAAGCAGTTGCTGGCCGAAATGCAAGCCGGCAACTTCTCCCGCGTGCGAGAGGACGCGATCGCGCAGGCACAGGCAGGCGCCCACATCTTGGACGTGAATGCCGGCGTGCCTGGTGCGGATGAGGCAGCTCTGCTCTGCCAGGCGGTGCGGGAGGTCATGGCCGTGACCGATCTGCCACTCTGTTTCGACTCGGCTAACCCCGCAGCACTGGAGGCAGCGCTGGCGCTATACACGGGCAAACCCCTCATCAACTCAGTCACCGGCGAGGAGTCTTCCATGGAGCGAGTGTTGCCATTGGTCAAAAGATACAACGCCGCTGTCATCGCCATGTGCAACGATGAAGGCGGCATCCGTATGGACGCGCGCGAGCGGCTGGCTGTAGCGCGCAAGATCCTCCGACGCGCTGAAGAGTACGGCATCCCACCGGAGGACGTGATCATTGACTGTCAGGCCATGGCCGTGAGCGCGGATCACCGCGCCGGCCGTGTCACGCTGGAGACGATCCGCCTAGTCACCCAGGAGCTGGGCAACAACACCACTATCGGCGCCAGCAACATCTCCTTCGGTCTGCCCGATCGCACCTCGCTCAACGCAGCGTTTCTAAGCATGGCCATCGCCTGTGGCCTCACCTGTGCGATTACTAACCCCCTCGTCCCTGAAAACCGCAAGGCGATCCGCGCTGCCGACCTATTCATGGGCCGCGATGAGTTCGCCATGAACTGGATCACCGCCTTTCGCGCCGAACAGGCTCGGTAA
- a CDS encoding sulfide/dihydroorotate dehydrogenase-like FAD/NAD-binding protein, translating into MSVGVRHHQETATALEEAQVLRREPLVPNLQLLTVRAPAVASKIQPGQFVIVMADATSERIPLTVADWDRKEGSVSCVIMQVGRSTYKLGDLEPGDRLAAFVGPLGRALDLNVDGTVAVAGGCYGIGSIYPVARALKERGNRVIAIVEGRSKFLLYWLDRLSQVSDQVLVSTKDRSLGKRGYCPGLIRELLDAGEPIQRVIAIGCTFMMYEMSEATRPYGVKTIVSLNPIMIDGTGMCGACRVSVGGQTKFACVDGPDFDGHQVDWELLLARRKAYLEPETIAAER; encoded by the coding sequence GTGAGCGTGGGAGTTCGCCATCATCAGGAGACGGCTACTGCGCTGGAGGAGGCGCAGGTGCTGCGTCGCGAGCCGTTGGTGCCTAACCTGCAACTGCTCACGGTGCGCGCGCCGGCTGTAGCGTCCAAGATCCAGCCAGGCCAGTTCGTCATCGTGATGGCAGACGCCACCAGCGAGCGCATCCCCCTGACCGTCGCTGATTGGGACCGCAAAGAGGGCTCCGTCAGCTGCGTCATCATGCAAGTGGGCCGCTCGACCTACAAGCTGGGTGATCTGGAGCCGGGCGATCGGCTAGCAGCCTTCGTCGGCCCGCTAGGACGGGCGCTCGACCTGAACGTGGATGGGACGGTGGCTGTCGCCGGGGGATGTTACGGCATCGGCAGCATCTATCCGGTGGCGCGAGCGCTCAAGGAGCGGGGCAACCGGGTGATCGCCATAGTGGAGGGACGCAGCAAGTTCCTGCTCTATTGGCTGGACCGGCTGAGCCAGGTGAGCGATCAGGTATTGGTCTCCACCAAAGACCGCTCACTGGGCAAGCGCGGCTATTGTCCAGGGTTGATTCGAGAGCTGTTGGACGCCGGCGAACCGATCCAGCGGGTGATCGCCATCGGCTGTACGTTCATGATGTACGAGATGTCTGAAGCAACGCGCCCTTATGGGGTGAAGACCATCGTCAGCCTGAACCCGATCATGATTGACGGCACCGGTATGTGCGGCGCCTGCCGCGTGTCTGTGGGCGGTCAGACGAAGTTCGCCTGTGTGGATGGCCCTGACTTCGACGGACACCAAGTGGATTGGGAGCTACTGTTGGCCCGGCGCAAGGCTTACCTGGAACCGGAGACGATCGCAGCGGAGAGGTGA
- a CDS encoding ABC transporter ATP-binding protein has product MAEVRVEEVYKRFFRQSLLLARKGNGCPLGEEQASDADIVALDGVSLTVRDGEVMSVVGPSGCGKSTLLRVIAGLETPDRGRVLYDGRDMANVPPRDRGIGMVFQNYALYPHFDAYDNLGFFFKLRRREHEIDPKVREAAEILGVDFRHLLSRKPPTLSGGERQRVAVGRCIVRDPKLFLFDEPLSNLDAKLRSDTRVQIKRLLQRFRVTSIYVTHDQTEAIAMGDRIAVMRQGRIVQVGTFRELYDRPIDVFVASFFGTPPMNFLPGRVERGAFIYGSLRVPLPEDLHSRISEGQAVQLGVRPEHWRLTSGEGLAGAIGIVEVVEHLPSARIQYVHLRLEGLDLVAQATQEMPIARGDRLALTPDPGRLYLFDAATGRNLVA; this is encoded by the coding sequence GTGGCCGAGGTCCGGGTAGAAGAGGTTTACAAGCGATTTTTTCGACAATCCCTCCTATTAGCGCGCAAGGGGAACGGCTGCCCGCTTGGTGAGGAACAAGCTTCTGACGCCGACATCGTGGCGTTGGATGGAGTAAGCTTGACCGTTCGTGATGGCGAGGTGATGAGCGTGGTCGGTCCCTCGGGCTGCGGAAAATCCACCCTATTGCGCGTTATCGCCGGGCTGGAGACGCCAGACCGTGGCCGTGTCCTCTACGATGGGCGGGATATGGCTAATGTGCCGCCTAGAGATCGCGGCATCGGCATGGTGTTCCAGAACTACGCGCTTTATCCACACTTCGATGCCTACGATAACCTAGGCTTTTTCTTCAAGCTGCGCAGGCGCGAGCACGAGATTGATCCCAAAGTGCGGGAAGCGGCGGAGATCCTGGGTGTGGACTTCCGACATCTCCTGTCGCGCAAGCCTCCTACGCTTTCGGGCGGTGAACGCCAGCGTGTAGCTGTTGGCCGGTGCATCGTGCGCGATCCCAAGCTCTTCCTCTTCGATGAGCCCCTTTCCAACCTAGATGCCAAGCTGCGATCGGACACGCGGGTGCAGATCAAGCGTCTGCTTCAGCGTTTTCGCGTCACCAGCATTTACGTGACGCATGACCAGACAGAAGCTATAGCCATGGGCGACCGCATCGCCGTGATGCGCCAAGGGCGGATCGTTCAGGTAGGTACGTTCCGTGAGCTGTACGATCGCCCGATAGACGTCTTCGTGGCTAGCTTTTTCGGCACACCTCCTATGAACTTCCTACCGGGGCGCGTGGAGAGAGGCGCTTTCATCTATGGGTCGCTTCGGGTTCCCCTACCTGAAGACCTGCACAGCCGGATATCGGAGGGGCAGGCCGTGCAGTTAGGTGTTCGCCCAGAGCATTGGCGCCTGACCTCCGGCGAAGGCCTCGCGGGAGCCATCGGGATCGTCGAGGTCGTCGAGCATTTGCCCTCGGCGCGCATCCAGTACGTGCATCTGCGCCTGGAGGGGCTTGACCTCGTGGCCCAAGCGACGCAAGAGATGCCCATCGCCCGTGGGGATCGCCTCGCCTTAACCCCTGATCCGGGAAGGCTGTACCTTTTCGACGCGGCCACCGGGCGCAATTTGGTGGCATAG
- the gltA gene encoding NADPH-dependent glutamate synthase, whose translation MPKVIPTRTPMREQPPHERIHNFDEVPFGYSPEEAMAEAQRCLQCKKPGCIEGCPVGIDIPGFIARIAQGDFLGAAALIKQTNALPAVTGRVCPQEEQCEGVCALGKRFEPVAIGRLERFAADWEAAHGDGRLPECRPPTGKRVAVVGSGPAGITVAADLALLGHEVVMFEALHEPGGVLVYGIPEFRLPKAIVAREVDYVCRLGVKLVRNFVVGLTRTLDELLEEFDAVFLGTGAGLPWFMGIPGENLNGIYSANEYLTRVNLMKAYRFPEYDTPIVRGRRVATIGGGNVAMDAARTALRLGAEVSMIVYRRSREEMPARAEEIHHAEEEGVRFELLTTPVAFHGDDHGWVKEIECIRNELGEPDASGRRRPVPIEGSNFRIPVDTVIVAIGQAPNPLIPRTTPGLATGKHGVILVDEETMKTSRRGVFAGGDVATGGATVILAMGHGKKAARAIDEYLRTGQW comes from the coding sequence ATGCCCAAGGTGATCCCGACTCGGACGCCCATGCGGGAACAGCCTCCGCACGAACGCATTCATAACTTCGACGAGGTGCCCTTTGGCTATTCCCCGGAGGAGGCGATGGCCGAGGCGCAGCGGTGCTTGCAGTGCAAAAAGCCCGGTTGCATCGAGGGGTGTCCGGTAGGGATTGACATCCCTGGCTTTATCGCCCGCATTGCCCAGGGGGATTTCCTAGGCGCGGCCGCGCTCATCAAGCAGACGAACGCGTTGCCCGCAGTTACCGGCCGTGTCTGCCCACAGGAAGAGCAGTGCGAAGGGGTGTGCGCCTTGGGCAAGCGGTTTGAGCCCGTGGCGATTGGCCGGTTGGAGCGGTTCGCCGCCGACTGGGAGGCGGCGCATGGAGACGGACGGCTGCCGGAGTGCCGCCCTCCTACGGGCAAACGAGTGGCCGTGGTGGGATCGGGGCCGGCCGGCATCACCGTCGCCGCGGACCTGGCGCTGCTAGGCCATGAGGTGGTCATGTTCGAGGCACTGCACGAGCCGGGCGGGGTGCTCGTGTATGGCATCCCAGAGTTTCGGCTGCCCAAGGCGATCGTGGCGCGCGAGGTGGATTACGTCTGTCGGCTGGGGGTGAAGCTGGTCAGGAACTTCGTGGTGGGCCTGACCCGTACCCTTGATGAGCTGTTGGAGGAGTTCGACGCGGTGTTCCTGGGCACTGGCGCCGGCCTACCTTGGTTCATGGGCATCCCCGGTGAGAACTTGAACGGCATCTACTCGGCTAACGAGTACCTGACGCGCGTGAACCTCATGAAGGCGTATCGGTTTCCGGAGTATGATACTCCCATCGTACGGGGGCGGCGGGTGGCCACCATCGGCGGCGGCAACGTGGCGATGGATGCCGCGCGCACAGCCTTGCGGCTGGGAGCCGAGGTCTCAATGATCGTCTATCGTCGGTCACGGGAGGAGATGCCGGCCCGCGCTGAGGAGATCCACCACGCCGAGGAAGAGGGTGTCCGTTTCGAGCTGCTGACCACGCCGGTGGCATTTCACGGCGACGACCACGGCTGGGTGAAGGAGATCGAGTGCATCCGCAACGAGCTGGGCGAGCCGGACGCCTCGGGACGGCGCCGCCCCGTGCCCATCGAGGGGTCAAACTTTCGCATCCCAGTGGACACGGTGATCGTGGCCATCGGCCAGGCGCCTAATCCGCTCATCCCGCGAACTACGCCTGGGCTGGCCACCGGCAAACACGGCGTGATCCTGGTAGATGAGGAGACCATGAAGACCTCGCGGCGGGGAGTCTTTGCCGGCGGAGACGTGGCTACTGGTGGCGCCACCGTGATCCTAGCTATGGGACACGGTAAGAAGGCGGCGCGGGCCATAGACGAGTATCTACGGACAGGACAGTGGTAA
- the nuoE gene encoding NADH-quinone oxidoreductase subunit NuoE, with product MSEQLEEILTRYARGDASQLIPALQQVQERFSYVSPEAVRQIARHLKVSESEVYGVASFYSQFRFEKPGKHTIKVCLGTACHVRRSDRLLEFFERTLNVTVGHTTADGLFSLERVACFGCCALSPVVVVDDEVHGRMTTAKAQRLLKKYGS from the coding sequence GTGTCCGAGCAGTTAGAGGAGATCCTTACTCGATACGCCCGTGGTGACGCTTCGCAACTCATCCCGGCGCTCCAGCAAGTCCAGGAACGGTTCTCCTACGTCTCCCCCGAGGCGGTGCGCCAGATCGCCCGACACCTCAAGGTCTCCGAGTCAGAGGTGTACGGCGTCGCCTCATTTTATTCGCAGTTCCGCTTTGAGAAGCCGGGCAAGCACACGATCAAAGTATGTCTGGGCACCGCCTGCCACGTCCGCCGCAGCGATCGCTTGCTGGAGTTCTTCGAGAGGACCCTGAACGTCACCGTCGGCCATACGACCGCAGATGGGCTGTTTAGCCTGGAACGGGTGGCCTGCTTTGGTTGCTGCGCGCTGAGCCCCGTAGTAGTCGTGGACGACGAGGTGCACGGGCGTATGACGACCGCCAAAGCCCAGCGATTGCTCAAAAAATACGGGAGCTAA
- a CDS encoding molybdopterin-dependent oxidoreductase, with protein MWSQQLAAEAKAIKLSLKINGMVVEAEPGMTVLEAAQRSGIYIPTLCYHPKLPPFGACRLCVVEIEGMRGYPTACTIPALDGMIVRTETEALQKLRREILALILSEHPYTCLVCERRARCTDFQGTIRKAAVTTGCQYCPKNGMCDLQKIAQYVGLEDVPYPIAYRGLPVERHDPYFDRDYNLCILCGRCVRVCQEVRLVGALAFVQRGSKTLVGTAFGRPHTETDCEFCGACVDVCPTGALAERRSKWEGPATAIVPSICPYCSVGCTLDLHVKGNRLIRTTPNDAGIVNKGQACVHGRFRVAEMVDSHERLTAPLIRKDGRLVQASWEEALQLVAERLAQTPPDAFALLASAMGTNEELYVLQKFARVAMHSHNVDFSTSLSQGAEAFELIQTVRRTENPTIQDIERANRVLVIGANLNDSHPLLALQVRRALRRGARLIVLDVRQTRLAGQADLWLQPVVASDHLALAAMMKAILEEGIGDARPWNTHLQAMAEFQAALQDLSWQAIEGATGISRGALIEAARLWATDGPGVILFGSGVTRHPCALNTVKAIYNLALLTGDLGCPGAGVLFVSGEANFIGAYDMGLCPALLPGYVPVTDARGRARLEQLWGCALPERPGLTRIEVMEGIETGRMKALYLAGEVPAHEALGRLEFLVVQDTLRRPTHAFAHVVLPATTFAESAGTFTNLEGRIQRLQPAIPPPGEARPGWAIPCQIARKLGLAGFDFEEPEQIIGEIARLMPEYGVDEA; from the coding sequence ATGTGGTCTCAGCAACTGGCTGCTGAAGCGAAGGCGATAAAGCTGTCTCTGAAAATCAATGGGATGGTCGTCGAGGCCGAGCCTGGGATGACCGTGCTAGAGGCCGCGCAACGCAGCGGTATCTACATTCCAACGCTGTGTTACCATCCGAAGCTACCGCCCTTCGGTGCATGTCGGCTGTGCGTCGTTGAGATCGAGGGGATGCGCGGTTATCCCACCGCCTGTACCATCCCCGCCCTCGACGGCATGATCGTGCGCACCGAGACTGAGGCATTGCAAAAGCTGCGACGGGAGATCTTGGCGCTCATCCTCTCCGAGCATCCCTATACTTGTCTGGTGTGCGAGCGCCGAGCCCGCTGCACCGACTTCCAGGGCACCATCCGCAAAGCCGCCGTCACCACAGGCTGTCAGTACTGCCCGAAAAACGGCATGTGCGATCTTCAGAAGATCGCCCAATACGTCGGCCTGGAAGACGTTCCTTATCCGATCGCGTACCGTGGGCTGCCGGTCGAGCGACACGATCCATACTTCGATCGCGATTACAACCTCTGCATCCTGTGCGGCCGCTGCGTGCGTGTCTGTCAGGAGGTTCGCCTGGTGGGCGCGTTGGCGTTTGTCCAGCGTGGCAGCAAAACCCTGGTGGGCACCGCCTTCGGACGGCCTCACACCGAGACCGATTGCGAGTTTTGCGGCGCGTGTGTGGACGTCTGCCCCACCGGCGCATTGGCCGAGCGGCGCAGCAAGTGGGAGGGGCCGGCCACCGCGATCGTCCCCAGCATCTGCCCCTATTGCTCGGTGGGATGCACGCTGGATTTGCACGTCAAGGGCAACCGGCTGATCCGTACGACGCCCAATGATGCCGGCATCGTTAACAAAGGCCAGGCTTGTGTACATGGCCGCTTTCGTGTGGCCGAGATGGTGGACAGTCACGAGCGGCTGACCGCTCCGTTGATCCGAAAGGATGGCCGGCTGGTGCAGGCGAGCTGGGAGGAGGCGTTGCAACTGGTGGCGGAGCGGCTCGCGCAGACCCCGCCGGACGCCTTCGCTCTGCTTGCCTCGGCGATGGGAACGAACGAGGAGCTTTATGTCCTTCAGAAGTTCGCTCGCGTGGCCATGCACAGCCACAACGTGGACTTCTCTACCAGCCTCTCGCAAGGTGCTGAGGCCTTTGAGCTGATCCAAACGGTGCGCCGGACGGAAAATCCCACCATCCAGGATATCGAGCGGGCCAACCGCGTGTTGGTGATCGGGGCCAACCTCAACGACTCGCACCCACTGCTGGCGTTACAAGTGCGACGGGCACTGCGCCGTGGGGCTCGACTCATCGTCCTTGATGTCCGGCAGACGCGCCTGGCCGGACAGGCTGATCTCTGGTTGCAGCCGGTAGTCGCTAGCGATCACCTGGCCCTTGCCGCCATGATGAAGGCGATCCTCGAGGAGGGGATAGGCGATGCCCGGCCATGGAACACCCATCTGCAAGCGATGGCGGAGTTTCAGGCCGCGCTGCAGGATCTGTCCTGGCAAGCCATCGAGGGAGCCACCGGCATCTCGCGAGGCGCGCTGATTGAAGCGGCGCGCCTGTGGGCCACAGATGGGCCAGGGGTCATCCTATTCGGCTCGGGCGTCACCCGTCATCCGTGCGCTCTGAACACTGTCAAGGCCATCTATAACCTGGCGCTGCTCACGGGTGACTTAGGCTGTCCGGGCGCCGGCGTTCTCTTCGTGTCGGGCGAGGCCAACTTCATCGGCGCTTACGACATGGGGCTCTGTCCGGCTCTGCTCCCCGGCTATGTGCCGGTGACCGACGCGCGCGGGCGAGCCCGCTTGGAGCAGCTCTGGGGGTGCGCGTTGCCTGAGCGGCCTGGGCTGACCCGCATAGAGGTAATGGAAGGGATCGAGACAGGCCGCATGAAGGCGCTCTACCTGGCTGGTGAGGTGCCAGCTCACGAGGCACTTGGAAGGCTGGAGTTTCTAGTGGTCCAAGATACCCTGCGCCGGCCAACACATGCGTTCGCGCATGTGGTGTTGCCGGCGACGACCTTCGCTGAGTCCGCTGGGACGTTCACCAACTTGGAGGGGCGAATCCAGCGGCTGCAGCCGGCGATCCCACCGCCCGGGGAAGCTCGCCCTGGGTGGGCGATCCCATGTCAGATCGCTCGGAAGCTAGGGCTGGCGGGTTTTGACTTCGAAGAGCCAGAGCAGATCATCGGCGAGATCGCCCGACTGATGCCAGAGTATGGGGTGGATGAAGCATGA
- a CDS encoding NADH-quinone oxidoreductase subunit NuoF — protein sequence MRTLDALRQEATQTWQALEQETRPRVLVGAATCGRAAGALAVIEAVEKARRERGLEVLVTEVGCLGLCCMEPVVTVYKPGRPAILYGNVTPPVMNEILQRWLLGDDPCLDRAIATVNGDRLDGIPPFHEHPMLKAQSRLILRNCGVIDPTNFHHYLARGGYLGLENALRMPPEMVIEQVKRSGLRGRGGAGFPTWRKWQLCREVPGSPKYIICNADEGDPGAFMNRALLEGDPHSMLEGMLIAGYAIGASKGYIYIRAEYPLAVQRLRTAISQMREAGLLGEHILDSSFSFDIEIREGAGAFVCGEETALIASIEGRRGMPRPRPPFPAQSGLWGRPTVINNVETLAAVSHILRDGPDSYARLGTSNARGTKTFSLAGKVQRTGLIEVPLGITLRQIIFDIGGGIAEGRAFKAVQTGGPSGGCLPASHLDTPVDYESLTAAGSIMGSGGLVVMDDRNCAVDIAHYFLSFTQAESCGKCPPCRVGTQRMLWILESIQAGTATMEDLDLLESLAQTVKAGSLCGLGQTAPNPVLTTLRYFRSEYEAHVRDRRCPAGVCRALITYRITDECTGCTLCARLCPMGAISGQRKQKHVIDPNRCERCGACLDACSYRAIVVN from the coding sequence ATGCGCACTCTGGACGCCCTCCGGCAGGAAGCCACTCAAACGTGGCAGGCCCTGGAACAGGAGACCCGGCCCCGTGTCCTGGTGGGGGCGGCGACCTGTGGCCGCGCAGCGGGGGCTTTGGCCGTCATCGAGGCCGTCGAAAAAGCGCGGCGGGAACGGGGGCTGGAGGTCCTGGTGACCGAGGTGGGCTGTCTCGGGCTGTGCTGTATGGAGCCTGTCGTCACCGTCTACAAGCCCGGCCGGCCGGCGATCCTGTACGGCAACGTTACCCCGCCCGTGATGAACGAGATCCTTCAGCGTTGGCTGCTGGGCGACGACCCCTGTCTGGACCGGGCCATCGCCACCGTGAACGGCGACAGGTTGGATGGCATCCCTCCGTTCCACGAGCATCCGATGCTCAAGGCGCAGAGCCGGCTAATCCTGCGCAACTGTGGCGTGATTGACCCTACGAATTTCCATCACTACCTAGCGCGCGGCGGATATCTGGGGCTGGAAAACGCGCTGCGCATGCCCCCTGAGATGGTAATCGAGCAAGTGAAGCGCTCCGGCCTGCGTGGGCGAGGTGGTGCGGGTTTTCCCACCTGGCGCAAATGGCAGCTTTGCCGCGAGGTCCCTGGCTCGCCCAAATACATTATCTGCAACGCCGACGAGGGGGACCCTGGCGCTTTCATGAACCGCGCGCTGCTGGAAGGCGATCCTCACTCTATGCTGGAGGGGATGCTCATCGCTGGATACGCCATCGGCGCAAGCAAGGGGTACATCTACATCCGCGCCGAGTATCCGTTGGCCGTCCAGCGCCTACGTACTGCTATTAGCCAGATGCGGGAGGCTGGGCTATTGGGCGAGCACATCCTGGATTCCAGCTTTTCGTTCGACATCGAGATCCGCGAGGGAGCGGGAGCTTTCGTCTGCGGCGAGGAGACCGCGCTCATCGCTTCCATTGAGGGGCGACGCGGTATGCCCCGCCCGCGCCCACCGTTTCCGGCACAGTCCGGGTTGTGGGGCCGGCCTACCGTCATCAACAACGTCGAGACGCTCGCCGCCGTCTCCCATATCCTACGCGATGGCCCGGACTCGTACGCGCGCCTGGGCACCTCCAACGCGCGGGGTACGAAGACATTCTCTCTGGCGGGCAAAGTCCAGCGCACAGGGCTGATCGAGGTCCCGTTGGGGATCACCTTACGTCAGATCATCTTCGATATCGGCGGTGGCATCGCCGAAGGTCGGGCTTTCAAAGCAGTGCAGACGGGTGGGCCGTCAGGTGGCTGTTTACCTGCCAGCCATCTGGACACGCCGGTGGACTATGAATCGCTCACTGCGGCTGGCTCGATCATGGGATCTGGCGGCCTGGTGGTTATGGATGATCGCAACTGCGCCGTGGACATCGCCCACTATTTCCTGTCTTTCACTCAGGCAGAATCATGCGGCAAGTGCCCTCCCTGCCGGGTGGGCACCCAACGGATGCTATGGATCTTGGAATCCATCCAGGCCGGCACGGCGACCATGGAGGATCTGGATCTGCTAGAATCGCTGGCTCAGACGGTCAAGGCCGGCTCGCTGTGCGGCCTCGGGCAGACGGCTCCCAACCCCGTGCTGACCACGTTGCGCTATTTCCGCTCGGAGTATGAGGCACATGTGCGCGATCGCCGGTGCCCGGCGGGCGTCTGCCGCGCCCTGATCACCTATCGCATCACTGATGAATGCACCGGCTGTACCCTGTGCGCTCGCCTCTGCCCGATGGGGGCGATCTCGGGCCAGCGCAAACAGAAGCACGTGATTGACCCCAACCGATGCGAGCGGTGTGGGGCGTGTCTCGACGCGTGCAGCTATCGGGCGATCGTGGTGAATTAG